A single genomic interval of Apis cerana isolate GH-2021 linkage group LG14, AcerK_1.0, whole genome shotgun sequence harbors:
- the LOC108003132 gene encoding YEATS domain-containing protein 2 isoform X2, protein MSALKDQDPDYGPSAASNEKHQRIYEENARSSTAKKINAIIEKEFSQEINTKEKEVLEIQERLHRATKILHLLRYVIVADFYNRKQCQNSQNGETKQTQIHPAIKELIGKSPKISDKLNIPISTSSESYFNTSQSISISPFNITGNATIKTEETSEHCRLEKRSNETDEESRPKKIPRYIPPKSGIPESQCPSRGIRHKIRKRIIIGNISKWIPPEWREDAASHKWTMYVRGNKENPDINDFVSKVRFFLHPSYRPNDVVEVTSTPFCLSRRGWGEFPLRVQLHFKSALNKPMDIIHYLKLDRTYTGLQTLGSETLVDIWIYADSRDSKRNTNKFIDQDINEVKYNCKVKLENDKDINPIFDFTSNNNKNNNINETLKLTDKICDVLVKKESSGDIKISEDLINMKKLLFYIELDHDYCGSKYLNSSEKNLTIDHSLITSTDLSLDKTVIVEYQSKENKKESIENNNIIANELSMNGDLNNLKLKEELINTSIPSLNEINQGTLKVFPLSCSKVHSNLRPLEISIPPLFEPSGNKHVLVLQNNKTIPVDITVPCMDDNYNNDLTKSKNLNLSASRGISLLKKPLGSETTIQVRNTNGTKVQPGLKLKVSKSILLNLNSNVPVLKIADKKNLNNIFPNFEKDSVTEQILKIKNEEIKESKALRQKITLGKDKYKIQSKKEFYDEVFRTIETANILNIQGLLRFIIRRMPMITRDASDSDYRRLHPYACVSEEEFFRYTITKRNACEWNRAKMIWCFLKKKPFTEEELWSIKEIMIWARLHGYTPLSPNFNIRSIKQQKSLPNSTITKYVSTCTEPDTFCKWLQVNPCQSNENLIDCNSYHSTELDIEIDVVNIDVTLENKKELKKRKENKEYANTKITVLELERKLEPFYDFVCETAREIGIKLISEEIVPTVVHCAASRMIMLLNVLQKI, encoded by the exons ATGAGTGCCTTAAAAGATCAAGATCCCGATTACGGGCCATCTGCTGCAAGTAATGAAAAACATCAACgaatttatgaagaaaatg cACGAAGCAGTActgcaaagaaaataaacgcTATTATTGAAAAGGAATTTTCTCAAGAAATTAAcacaaaagagaaagaagtttTAGAAATACAAGAAAGATTACACAGAGCaacaaaaattcttcatttattaCGTTATGTTATTGTTgcagatttttataatcgtaAACAATGTCAAAATTCACAAAATGGAGAAACAAAGCAAACTCAAATTCATCCtgcaataaaagaattaattggtAAATCACCAAAGATATCTGATAAGTTAAATATTCCCATATCAACATCAAgtgaaagttattttaatacatcacaatcaatttcaatatctcCATTTAATATCACTGGTAATGCTACAATAAAAACAGAAGAAACTTCTGAACATTGTCGGCTAGAGAAAAGAAGTAATGAAACAGATGAAGAATCAAGGCCAAAGAAAATTCCTCGATATATTCCACCGAAAAGTGGAATTCCAGAGTCTCAATGTCCATCAAGAGGTATTAGACATAAGATACGAAAACgtataattattggaaatatttcaaaatggaTTCCCCCAGAATGGAGAGAAGATGCAGCTAGTCATAAATGGACAATGTATGTTAGAGGAAATAAGGAAAATCCTGATATCAATGATTTTGTTAGTAAAGTCAGATTCTTTTTACATCCTAGTTATAGACCTAATGATGTTGTGGAAGTTACATCAACGCCATTTTGTCTATCAAGACGTGGTTGGGGTGAATTTCCATTAAGAGTACAATTGCATTTTAAAAGTGCTCTTAATAAACCAAtggatataattcattatttgaaaCTAGATCGTACTTATACTGGTTTACAAACTTTAGGATCTGAAACACTTGTCGATATATGGATTTATGCAGACTCCCGAGATTCTAAacgaaatacgaataaatttatagatcaaGATATTAACGAAGtcaaatataattgcaaagtaaaattagaaaatgacaAAGATATTAATCCTATATTTGATTTCactagtaataataataaaaataataatataaatgaaacattaaaattaacagaTAAGATTTGTGACGTATTAGTTAAAAAGGAATCTTCaggagatataaaaattagcgaagatttaattaatatgaaaaaattgctattttatatagaacttGATCATGATTATTGTGGTTCAAAGTACTTAAAtagttctgaaaaaaatttaactattgATCATTCATTAATAACATCAACTGATTTATCTTTAGATAAAACTGTCATAGTAGAGTATCagtcaaaagaaaataaaaaagaaagtattgaaaataataatataatagcaaaTGAACTCTCAATGAAtggagatttaaataatttaaaactaaaagaagaattaattaacacAAGTATACCTtcgttaaatgaaattaatcagGGCACATTGAAAGTATTTCCATTGAGTTGTTCCAAAGTTCACTCGAATCTTCGTCCTTTGGAAATTTCCATTCCTCCATTGTTTGAACCATCTGGAAATAAGCATGTCTTAGTTCTtcagaataataaaacgattccTGTGGATATTACAGTTCCATGTAtggatgataattataataatgatttaacgaaatcgaaaaatttaaatttatctgcTTCTCGTGGTATtagcttattaaaaaaaccttTAGGTTCAGAAACTACAATTCAAGTACGAAATACTAATGGAACAAAAGTACAACCAGGATTAAAACTCAAAGTTTCTAaaagtattcttttaaatttaaattcaaatgtaCCAGTGTTAAAAATagcagataaaaaaaatttaaataatattttccctAATTTCGAAAAGGATTCAGTTActgaacaaatattaaaaataaaaaatgaagagatAAAAGAATCAAAAGCATTACGTCAAAAAATCACTTTAGgcaaggataaatataaaattcaaagtaaaaaagaattttatgatGAAGTTTTTCGGACAATTGAGACtgcaaatattctaaatattcaagGCCTattacgatttattattagaagaatGCCTATGATAACTCGAGATGCTTCCGACTCTGATTATAGACGGTTACATCCTTATGCTTGTGTAagcgaagaagaattttttagatatactaTAACAAAGCGAAATGCTTGTGAATGGAATCGAGCAAAAATGATAtggtgttttttaaaaaaaaaaccatttaCAGAGGAAGAATTGTGgagtattaaagaaataatgatttgGGCAAGATTGCATGGTTATACACCTCTTTCtccgaattttaatattcggtCAATAAAACAACAGAAAAGTTTGCCTAATTCAACAATTACTAAATATGTTTCTACATGTACAGAGCCTGATACTTTTTGTAAATGGCTTCAAGTTAATCCATGTCAATCAAATGAGAATTTAATTGATTGTAATTCATATCACTCTACTGAGTTAGATATTGAGATTGATGTAGTAAATATTGATGTcacattagaaaataaaaaagaactaaaaaaaagaaaagaaaataaagaatatgcaAATACGAAAATTACAGTATTGGaacttgaaagaaaattagaaccattttatgattttgtttGTGAAACTGCTAGAGAAATTGGTATTAAACTAATTTCTGAAGAAATTGTACCCACTGTCGTACATTGTGCGGCTAGTCGAATGATAAT gCTGTTGAATGTCTTACAGAAGATTTAG
- the LOC108003132 gene encoding YEATS domain-containing protein 2 isoform X1: MSALKDQDPDYGPSAASNEKHQRIYEENARSSTAKKINAIIEKEFSQEINTKEKEVLEIQERLHRATKILHLLRYVIVADFYNRKQCQNSQNGETKQTQIHPAIKELIGKSPKISDKLNIPISTSSESYFNTSQSISISPFNITGNATIKTEETSEHCRLEKRSNETDEESRPKKIPRYIPPKSGIPESQCPSRGIRHKIRKRIIIGNISKWIPPEWREDAASHKWTMYVRGNKENPDINDFVSKVRFFLHPSYRPNDVVEVTSTPFCLSRRGWGEFPLRVQLHFKSALNKPMDIIHYLKLDRTYTGLQTLGSETLVDIWIYADSRDSKRNTNKFIDQDINEVKYNCKVKLENDKDINPIFDFTSNNNKNNNINETLKLTDKICDVLVKKESSGDIKISEDLINMKKLLFYIELDHDYCGSKYLNSSEKNLTIDHSLITSTDLSLDKTVIVEYQSKENKKESIENNNIIANELSMNGDLNNLKLKEELINTSIPSLNEINQGTLKVFPLSCSKVHSNLRPLEISIPPLFEPSGNKHVLVLQNNKTIPVDITVPCMDDNYNNDLTKSKNLNLSASRGISLLKKPLGSETTIQVRNTNGTKVQPGLKLKVSKSILLNLNSNVPVLKIADKKNLNNIFPNFEKDSVTEQILKIKNEEIKESKALRQKITLGKDKYKIQSKKEFYDEVFRTIETANILNIQGLLRFIIRRMPMITRDASDSDYRRLHPYACVSEEEFFRYTITKRNACEWNRAKMIWCFLKKKPFTEEELWSIKEIMIWARLHGYTPLSPNFNIRSIKQQKSLPNSTITKYVSTCTEPDTFCKWLQVNPCQSNENLIDCNSYHSTELDIEIDVVNIDVTLENKKELKKRKENKEYANTKITVLELERKLEPFYDFVCETAREIGIKLISEEIVPTVVHCAASRMIMRAVECLTEDLVRMSLAKAWERCSNNGYPKMIILDDVRGALLNREEFDIFTNHGLGSKYKLSIID, translated from the exons ATGAGTGCCTTAAAAGATCAAGATCCCGATTACGGGCCATCTGCTGCAAGTAATGAAAAACATCAACgaatttatgaagaaaatg cACGAAGCAGTActgcaaagaaaataaacgcTATTATTGAAAAGGAATTTTCTCAAGAAATTAAcacaaaagagaaagaagtttTAGAAATACAAGAAAGATTACACAGAGCaacaaaaattcttcatttattaCGTTATGTTATTGTTgcagatttttataatcgtaAACAATGTCAAAATTCACAAAATGGAGAAACAAAGCAAACTCAAATTCATCCtgcaataaaagaattaattggtAAATCACCAAAGATATCTGATAAGTTAAATATTCCCATATCAACATCAAgtgaaagttattttaatacatcacaatcaatttcaatatctcCATTTAATATCACTGGTAATGCTACAATAAAAACAGAAGAAACTTCTGAACATTGTCGGCTAGAGAAAAGAAGTAATGAAACAGATGAAGAATCAAGGCCAAAGAAAATTCCTCGATATATTCCACCGAAAAGTGGAATTCCAGAGTCTCAATGTCCATCAAGAGGTATTAGACATAAGATACGAAAACgtataattattggaaatatttcaaaatggaTTCCCCCAGAATGGAGAGAAGATGCAGCTAGTCATAAATGGACAATGTATGTTAGAGGAAATAAGGAAAATCCTGATATCAATGATTTTGTTAGTAAAGTCAGATTCTTTTTACATCCTAGTTATAGACCTAATGATGTTGTGGAAGTTACATCAACGCCATTTTGTCTATCAAGACGTGGTTGGGGTGAATTTCCATTAAGAGTACAATTGCATTTTAAAAGTGCTCTTAATAAACCAAtggatataattcattatttgaaaCTAGATCGTACTTATACTGGTTTACAAACTTTAGGATCTGAAACACTTGTCGATATATGGATTTATGCAGACTCCCGAGATTCTAAacgaaatacgaataaatttatagatcaaGATATTAACGAAGtcaaatataattgcaaagtaaaattagaaaatgacaAAGATATTAATCCTATATTTGATTTCactagtaataataataaaaataataatataaatgaaacattaaaattaacagaTAAGATTTGTGACGTATTAGTTAAAAAGGAATCTTCaggagatataaaaattagcgaagatttaattaatatgaaaaaattgctattttatatagaacttGATCATGATTATTGTGGTTCAAAGTACTTAAAtagttctgaaaaaaatttaactattgATCATTCATTAATAACATCAACTGATTTATCTTTAGATAAAACTGTCATAGTAGAGTATCagtcaaaagaaaataaaaaagaaagtattgaaaataataatataatagcaaaTGAACTCTCAATGAAtggagatttaaataatttaaaactaaaagaagaattaattaacacAAGTATACCTtcgttaaatgaaattaatcagGGCACATTGAAAGTATTTCCATTGAGTTGTTCCAAAGTTCACTCGAATCTTCGTCCTTTGGAAATTTCCATTCCTCCATTGTTTGAACCATCTGGAAATAAGCATGTCTTAGTTCTtcagaataataaaacgattccTGTGGATATTACAGTTCCATGTAtggatgataattataataatgatttaacgaaatcgaaaaatttaaatttatctgcTTCTCGTGGTATtagcttattaaaaaaaccttTAGGTTCAGAAACTACAATTCAAGTACGAAATACTAATGGAACAAAAGTACAACCAGGATTAAAACTCAAAGTTTCTAaaagtattcttttaaatttaaattcaaatgtaCCAGTGTTAAAAATagcagataaaaaaaatttaaataatattttccctAATTTCGAAAAGGATTCAGTTActgaacaaatattaaaaataaaaaatgaagagatAAAAGAATCAAAAGCATTACGTCAAAAAATCACTTTAGgcaaggataaatataaaattcaaagtaaaaaagaattttatgatGAAGTTTTTCGGACAATTGAGACtgcaaatattctaaatattcaagGCCTattacgatttattattagaagaatGCCTATGATAACTCGAGATGCTTCCGACTCTGATTATAGACGGTTACATCCTTATGCTTGTGTAagcgaagaagaattttttagatatactaTAACAAAGCGAAATGCTTGTGAATGGAATCGAGCAAAAATGATAtggtgttttttaaaaaaaaaaccatttaCAGAGGAAGAATTGTGgagtattaaagaaataatgatttgGGCAAGATTGCATGGTTATACACCTCTTTCtccgaattttaatattcggtCAATAAAACAACAGAAAAGTTTGCCTAATTCAACAATTACTAAATATGTTTCTACATGTACAGAGCCTGATACTTTTTGTAAATGGCTTCAAGTTAATCCATGTCAATCAAATGAGAATTTAATTGATTGTAATTCATATCACTCTACTGAGTTAGATATTGAGATTGATGTAGTAAATATTGATGTcacattagaaaataaaaaagaactaaaaaaaagaaaagaaaataaagaatatgcaAATACGAAAATTACAGTATTGGaacttgaaagaaaattagaaccattttatgattttgtttGTGAAACTGCTAGAGAAATTGGTATTAAACTAATTTCTGAAGAAATTGTACCCACTGTCGTACATTGTGCGGCTAGTCGAATGATAATGCga gCTGTTGAATGTCTTACAGAAGATTTAGTCAGAATGTCTTTAGCAAAAGCTTGGGAAAGATGCAGTAATAAtgg atatccaaaaatgataattttggaTGATGTACGTGGAGCTCTTTTAAATCGTgaagaatttgatatttttacaaatcacGGCTTAGGttcaaaatacaaattatcaattatagattaa
- the LOC108003133 gene encoding uncharacterized protein LOC108003133: MAEKEICGFLDVKYCGSKSKVHKVKKRTLGPWKVWKRHWCSFQKLSSELGIKVHLDYCIGNDNNSSSNDKENFIIIPLNAVICRTQSRSKQFAFGIFPIKERKPLLYLAGNSETESQRWMANIRQLLKPRKIKIITGSYNVSMVDNSHSKASGLTGLYGDLITNKLGIMIKDVHSGEIIENFEWEELNQFHLVTAGRPEDVKCICVIHTTKNFRAGIGELHLFCLEAPKLLQDLVTQGRGPRHKQINRKPLSLSESDIRTISHDEHLQNYSITNKKMELNMLSERYEKINCKVFNKLTENVYQSEPYNYHIRKFSDISLTSGIYEEISDESSKNTGATSSFYIEHFFYNHSSEEPPPLPPRQRCASESMKESRLPNVRVSGPSSLSLTSHRNSIQIQRNNLEFQRIMDESNYVPMSPRLKDITLLKMQATMQENDYVIMQ, encoded by the exons atggcTGAGAAAGAAATCTGTGGATTTTTAGATGTCAAATATTGTGGTAGTAAATCTAAAGTTCATAAAGTTAAAAAGAGAACACTGGGTCCTTGGAAAGTTTGGAAAAGACATTGGTGTTCCTTTCAAAAGCTTAGTTCTGAACTAGGCATTAAAGTACATCTTGATTATTGCATTggcaatgataataattcatcatcaaatgataaagaaaatttcataataataccATTGAATGCCGTTATTTGTCGTACTCAATCTAGATCTAAACAATTTGCTTTCGGTATATTTcctattaaagaaagaaaaccatTACTTTATTTAGCTGGTAATTCAGAAACAGAATCACAACGTTGGATGGCAAACATTAGACAACTATTAAAAcctagaaaaattaaaattataacaggATCTTATAATGTCTCTATGGTTGATAATTCACATTCTAAGGCATCAGGGTTAAcag GATTATATGGTGATTTGATAACCAATAAATTAGGAATTATGATAAAAGATGTTCATTCAggtgaaataatagaaaattttgaatgggAAGAGTTAAATCAGTTTCATTTAGTCACAGCAGGACGACCAGAAGATGTTAAATGCATTTGTGTAATTCatacaacaaaaaattttcgtgCTGGAATTGGTGAATTACATTTGTTTTGTTTGGAAGCTCCTAAATTATTGCAAGATTTGGTAACTCAGGGTCGTGGTCCAAGACACaaacaaattaatagaaaGCCTTTAAGCTTAAGTGAAAGTGATATTAGAACAATATCTCATGATGAacatttgcaaaattattcaataacaaataaaaaaatggaattgaaTATGTTAAgtgaaagatatgaaaaaataaattgtaaagtatttaataaactaactgagaatgtttatcaatcagaaccatataattatcatattagaaaattttctgatatttctCTAACTTCTGGaatttatgaagaaatatcTGATGAATCTAGTAAAAATACAGGAGCTACTTcaagtttttatatagaacattttttttacaatcattCATCAGAAGAACCTCCACCTTTGCCTCCAAGACAAAGATGTGCTTCAGAGTCTATGAAAGAAAGCAG gTTGCCAAATGTCCGAGTTTCTGGACCCAGTAGTTTATCTTTAACATCTCATAGAAATTCTAtacaaattcaaagaaataatttagaatttcaaagaataatgGATGAATCTAATTATGTTCCTATGTCACCtcgattaaaagatattacattattaaaaatgcaagCAACAATGCAAGAAAATGATTATGTTATTATGCAATAA